In Pseudomonas sp. HR96, the DNA window CGCCCGTCAGCAACTGCTCAAGGCGCGCCTCAAGCGAAGCGATGCTGGCGAGGACTTCAGCGACCTGTTCGAGGACGCCCTGCACGGCGTGTACCGGCACATGGCTGGCGCCGACGTGACCTTGCGCGAGGTCGCCGCGATCTATCGCAGCGACCTTAGCCTGATGATCTCGGACGTGGAGCAGCAGCTGCTCATCGAGCAGTTTCGCCTGCCTGCGGCCCTGCTGCACTGGTGCCCGTTGATGCTCGACCCGCCGCGCCAGGCCCTGCCAACCTTCAGCGAGCGCGAACATTTCCTGAGCATCGGCAATTTCCGCCATGAACCCAATTGGGACGCCGTGCTCTGGCTCAAGCACGCCATCTGGCCGCTCATCCGCGCACAGCTGCCGCAGGCCCAGCTGCACATTTACGGCGCCTATACTCCGCCCAAAGCCAGCGCCCTGCACAACCCAAGGCAGGGCTTTCATATCATGAACTGGGCCGAAGACGCCCTTCAGGTGATGTCCGCTGCGCGGGTCAACCTGGCGCCGCTGCGTTTCGGTGCCGGAATCAAGGGCAAGCTGGCCGACGCCATGCTGTGCCAGACTCCCAGCGTGACGACGCCGATCGGCGCTGAAGCCATGCATGGCCAATGGCCCTGGCCGGGCGCGGTGGCCAGCACCGCCCAGGCGTTCGCCGATGCGGCAGTGGCCCTGCACCAGGATCCCGTGCTTTGGCAGCAGAGCCAGCTCCAGGCACAACGGTTGCTGGCTGAACGTTATGATCGGGGCCGCCACGGCGCGGCGTTGATCGCACGTATCGAGGCGCTGCTG includes these proteins:
- a CDS encoding glycosyltransferase gives rise to the protein MPHSPLRVLVIGYVWPEPRSSAAGGHMMQLLESFLGAGWQVTFASPAALGEHKADLVALGIAERNILLNHSSFDEFVVELAPDVVLFDRFMMEEQFGWRVARHCPQALRVLETCDLHGLRDARQQLLKARLKRSDAGEDFSDLFEDALHGVYRHMAGADVTLREVAAIYRSDLSLMISDVEQQLLIEQFRLPAALLHWCPLMLDPPRQALPTFSEREHFLSIGNFRHEPNWDAVLWLKHAIWPLIRAQLPQAQLHIYGAYTPPKASALHNPRQGFHIMNWAEDALQVMSAARVNLAPLRFGAGIKGKLADAMLCQTPSVTTPIGAEAMHGQWPWPGAVASTAQAFADAAVALHQDPVLWQQSQLQAQRLLAERYDRGRHGAALIARIEALLADTAAHRLANFTGAMLQHHQHKSTQYMAQWIEAKNAGK